From Deinococcus aerophilus, the proteins below share one genomic window:
- the cas2 gene encoding CRISPR-associated endonuclease Cas2: protein MIDLLVCYDVATTTEGGRRRLRRVAKVCVAHGQRVQNSVFEVSVTDTQLLTLRQKLLDILDPTEDSIRLYRLRQPRDSFVEAYGRDQYVNFSDPLIL from the coding sequence ATGATCGACCTACTCGTCTGCTACGACGTCGCCACGACCACTGAAGGTGGACGCCGCCGCCTGCGCCGCGTGGCGAAGGTCTGCGTCGCGCACGGACAACGTGTGCAGAACAGCGTATTCGAGGTGAGTGTGACAGACACACAACTGCTGACACTGCGGCAGAAACTGCTGGACATTCTGGATCCGACGGAGGACAGCATCCGCCTCTACCGCCTGCGGCAACCCCGCGACAGCTTTGTGGAAGCTTACGGCCGCGACCAGTACGTGAACTTTAGTGACCCCCTGATCCTGTAA
- the cas4 gene encoding CRISPR-associated protein Cas4: MTDDPIPLSGLTHYTYCPRRFALVHIEGEWAENVYTKRGQQQHQRVHGGGTEERDGVITLRSLPLVSREHGLAGVADVVEILADGTPRPVEYKSSKAPKTHKLGKFAEEVQLCAQSLCLEEMFTTSIPAGFIYHAGSHRRREVSFTPDLRAAVLVARDGVRDLLRDRVLPPPAADDRCRLCSLFDECEPFAPRAFPPGYDPFSTTLEDR; the protein is encoded by the coding sequence ATGACCGACGATCCCATTCCCCTGTCAGGGCTGACGCATTACACATATTGCCCGCGCCGCTTCGCGCTGGTGCACATTGAAGGCGAGTGGGCCGAGAACGTGTACACCAAGCGTGGTCAGCAGCAGCACCAGCGGGTGCACGGTGGGGGAACGGAGGAACGGGACGGAGTGATAACACTCCGCTCCCTTCCTCTTGTCTCGCGTGAACATGGGCTTGCGGGAGTGGCGGACGTGGTGGAGATCCTCGCAGATGGAACGCCACGCCCCGTCGAATACAAATCCAGCAAAGCCCCGAAAACCCACAAGCTCGGCAAGTTCGCCGAGGAGGTGCAGCTGTGCGCGCAGTCCCTGTGTCTGGAGGAAATGTTCACTACCAGCATCCCCGCCGGGTTCATCTACCACGCCGGGAGCCACAGGCGGCGCGAGGTGTCGTTCACGCCCGACCTGCGCGCCGCTGTCCTGGTCGCCCGTGACGGCGTGCGCGACCTGTTGCGCGACCGCGTCCTGCCTCCACCGGCTGCGGATGACCGCTGCCGTCTGTGCAGCCTGTTCGACGAATGCGAGCCGTTCGCGCCCCGCGCCTTCCCGCCCGGATACGACCCGTTCAGCACCACCCTGGAGGACCGTTGA
- a CDS encoding ATP-binding protein: MRLRAPHRNRPVRLSDRRRGDPAELDRAVLRGAQTEANRRAFLASLPPRYGRYATTPVPAQVLAANPELRAKLERMTPQGFLYLTGEADAAKTHLAVRQALHLTEGGGSALFVDETDYFARVFAEFGGGPPAPDLLAPDVLVYDDLGKQKPSEFALQKLYHLLEMRWSHEKALIVTSNFTPREVVARLTDDEVVGHAIYSRLMAGQLAGIRRGAGGRQGSAL; this comes from the coding sequence GTGCGGCTCCGAGCGCCTCACCGAAACCGGCCTGTACGCCTGTCTGATCGCCGACGAGGCGACCCCGCCGAACTGGACCGCGCGGTCCTGAGGGGCGCGCAGACCGAAGCGAACCGCCGCGCCTTCCTGGCCTCGCTGCCGCCGCGCTACGGGCGCTACGCCACCACCCCGGTCCCGGCCCAGGTGCTCGCCGCCAACCCCGAGCTGCGGGCCAAGCTCGAGCGCATGACGCCCCAGGGCTTCTTGTACCTCACGGGCGAGGCCGACGCCGCCAAGACCCACCTCGCGGTGCGTCAGGCCCTGCACCTGACCGAGGGCGGCGGCTCGGCGCTGTTCGTGGACGAGACCGACTACTTCGCCCGCGTGTTCGCCGAGTTCGGGGGCGGCCCGCCCGCGCCGGACCTGCTCGCCCCGGACGTGCTCGTCTACGACGACCTCGGCAAGCAGAAGCCCAGCGAGTTCGCGCTGCAAAAGCTCTACCACCTGCTCGAGATGCGCTGGTCCCATGAAAAGGCCCTGATCGTCACGAGCAACTTCACGCCGCGTGAGGTGGTCGCCCGCCTGACCGACGACGAGGTCGTGGGCCACGCCATCTACTCGCGCCTGATGGCCGGTCAGCTCGCAGGCATCCGGCGCGGCGCGGGCGGCCGCCAGGGAAGTGCGCTGTGA
- the cas1c gene encoding type I-C CRISPR-associated endonuclease Cas1c: protein MRQLLNTLYVQTQGSYLHLDTDNIRVDVERQRKAMIPLHHVEGIVVFGNVLLSPYLIHRLARDHKPVTWLTEFGRFMARTETPVSGNVLLRTAQHAAACDPDRTLAVARFVAAGKLQNQKTTLMRAAREVQDSDPDLLRQAARDINAQIGVLPLTGTVDEVRGVEGAAARTYWEVFPLMIRANRDFFWLTERTRRPARDPINSLLNFVYTILANDCASAAQSVGLDPQVGFLHALRPGRASLALDLMEELRPATADRAILTLINRQQLTPRDFQQHEGGAVTITEDARRTILAHLTERRKEEVTHPLTARKTPLGLIPHVQARLMAQHLRGDRSHYPPYLHR from the coding sequence TTGAGGCAACTCTTGAACACCCTGTACGTACAGACGCAGGGCAGTTACCTGCACCTGGACACCGACAACATCCGCGTGGACGTGGAACGCCAGCGCAAAGCCATGATTCCCCTGCATCACGTTGAGGGCATCGTCGTGTTCGGGAACGTGCTGCTCTCCCCGTACCTGATTCATCGCTTGGCCCGCGACCACAAACCTGTCACGTGGCTCACGGAGTTTGGGCGATTCATGGCCCGTACCGAGACCCCGGTCAGCGGGAATGTTCTGCTGCGCACCGCGCAGCACGCCGCGGCCTGCGACCCTGACCGGACGCTGGCCGTGGCGCGCTTCGTGGCCGCCGGGAAACTCCAGAACCAGAAAACCACCCTGATGCGTGCCGCCCGCGAGGTGCAGGACAGCGACCCGGACCTGCTTCGTCAGGCCGCCAGGGACATCAACGCGCAGATCGGCGTCCTCCCCCTGACCGGTACCGTCGACGAGGTTCGCGGCGTCGAGGGGGCCGCCGCCCGTACCTACTGGGAAGTCTTCCCGCTGATGATCCGCGCCAACCGGGATTTCTTCTGGCTGACGGAACGCACCCGGCGTCCCGCCCGTGATCCCATCAATTCCCTGCTGAATTTCGTGTACACCATCCTCGCCAATGACTGCGCCAGCGCGGCTCAGAGCGTCGGCTTGGACCCCCAGGTGGGATTCTTACACGCCCTGCGCCCCGGACGGGCCAGCCTCGCGCTGGACCTGATGGAGGAACTGCGGCCCGCCACCGCCGACCGCGCCATCTTGACCCTCATCAACCGCCAGCAACTCACGCCCCGCGACTTCCAGCAGCACGAAGGAGGCGCTGTGACCATCACGGAAGACGCCCGGCGCACCATCCTCGCGCACCTCACGGAGCGCCGCAAGGAGGAAGTCACGCACCCCCTGACCGCCCGCAAGACACCGCTGGGCCTGATTCCGCACGTGCAGGCCCGCCTGATGGCGCAGCACCTGCGCGGGGACCGCTCCCACTACCCGCCGTACCTGCACAGATGA
- the cas5c gene encoding type I-C CRISPR-associated protein Cas5c, with the protein MTKERSPGQTFTLEVWGDYGCFTRPELKVERFSYPCITPSAARNIFDAIYLEFDKETKKPAHRWEITKIEILEPIRYVALMRNEVKEKISGASVGKWMKNPAELTPIYADGTKDDLGTDAKGRTQRQTMALKRPHYRLHGRAVLFREDAGLRQKIERSFERRASKGQCIYQPYLGCREFAASFELGSGAGKLPTKHTEDIGWMLYDVFDLSRPGSNTDAPSISLFEASIESGVLTVPKYHSPLVHKPGVN; encoded by the coding sequence ATGACGAAGGAACGCAGTCCCGGTCAGACGTTCACGCTGGAAGTCTGGGGAGACTACGGGTGTTTCACCCGCCCGGAACTGAAAGTCGAGCGGTTCAGTTACCCGTGCATCACGCCCAGCGCCGCGCGGAACATCTTCGACGCCATCTACCTGGAATTCGACAAAGAAACCAAGAAACCCGCCCACCGCTGGGAAATCACGAAGATCGAGATTCTGGAACCCATCCGGTACGTCGCCCTGATGCGCAACGAGGTCAAGGAAAAGATCAGCGGCGCCAGCGTGGGCAAGTGGATGAAGAACCCGGCAGAACTGACCCCCATCTACGCGGACGGCACGAAAGACGACCTGGGAACAGACGCCAAAGGCCGCACGCAACGCCAGACGATGGCCCTGAAACGCCCGCATTACCGCCTTCACGGGCGGGCCGTGCTGTTCCGCGAGGACGCCGGACTGCGGCAGAAGATAGAACGCAGCTTCGAACGCCGCGCCTCGAAAGGCCAGTGCATCTACCAGCCGTACCTGGGCTGCCGGGAGTTCGCGGCCTCGTTCGAACTCGGGTCCGGGGCCGGGAAGTTACCGACGAAGCACACCGAGGACATCGGCTGGATGCTGTACGACGTGTTCGACCTGTCCCGCCCCGGCTCGAACACGGACGCGCCTAGCATCAGCCTGTTCGAGGCGAGCATCGAGAGCGGCGTCCTGACCGTCCCCAAGTACCACAGTCCCCTTGTTCACAAGCCGGGGGTGAACTGA
- a CDS encoding WYL domain-containing protein produces the protein MSDSLEKDSSGLSREVIPWILSFGSRVSILGPDHTRA, from the coding sequence GTGAGCGACTCCCTTGAAAAAGACAGCAGCGGCCTGTCGCGTGAGGTCATTCCGTGGATCCTGAGCTTCGGCTCCCGCGTGAGCATCCTCGGACCGGATCACACCCGCGCGTAG
- the cas7c gene encoding type I-C CRISPR-associated protein Cas7/Csd2, whose protein sequence is MTNPIDPIRNRYEFLLLLDVENGNPNGDPDSGNAPRVDPEDGHGLISDVAIKRRLRNYAQVAGEQIFIQHGTNLNREIFRAKQESGGGTSKKKADVDAGRRWMCTNFYDVRTFGAVMSTGANAGQVRGPVQVTFARSVHPVFAIEASITRGAVAEDIKNAKTVEDFLKWEAEQDEDKLRTMGRKSLIPYGLFAAKGFVSAHLAAGTGFSEADLKLLLEGLLNMYEHDRSASKGQMSSRRLFVFRHVGTDSDAQQRARQAMLGCTPAHKLLDLGQMVSVKLVDESQPARKFGDYSVQLDLSRLPAGVEVLDLDAWDAEKFGGGWQSRQG, encoded by the coding sequence ATGACCAACCCAATTGACCCCATCCGCAACCGCTACGAATTCCTGCTGCTGCTGGACGTGGAAAACGGCAACCCGAACGGCGACCCGGACAGCGGCAACGCCCCCCGCGTCGACCCGGAAGACGGTCACGGCCTGATCTCCGACGTGGCCATCAAACGCCGCCTGCGGAACTACGCGCAGGTCGCCGGAGAGCAGATCTTCATTCAGCACGGCACGAACCTGAACCGCGAGATCTTCCGTGCCAAACAGGAAAGCGGCGGCGGCACCAGCAAGAAAAAGGCGGATGTGGATGCTGGACGCCGCTGGATGTGCACCAACTTCTACGACGTGCGCACCTTCGGAGCAGTGATGAGCACTGGCGCGAACGCCGGGCAGGTGCGCGGCCCCGTGCAGGTGACCTTCGCTCGCAGCGTCCACCCGGTGTTCGCCATTGAGGCCAGCATCACCCGCGGCGCCGTGGCCGAGGACATCAAGAATGCGAAGACCGTCGAGGACTTCTTGAAGTGGGAAGCGGAACAGGATGAGGACAAACTCCGCACGATGGGCCGCAAGAGCCTGATCCCGTACGGGTTGTTCGCGGCAAAAGGCTTCGTCAGCGCCCACCTGGCCGCCGGAACGGGCTTCAGCGAGGCGGACCTGAAACTGCTGCTCGAGGGTCTGCTGAACATGTACGAGCATGACCGCAGCGCCAGCAAGGGCCAGATGAGCAGCCGCCGCCTGTTCGTGTTCCGACACGTCGGCACTGACAGCGACGCGCAACAGCGCGCCCGGCAGGCCATGCTCGGCTGTACCCCCGCGCACAAGTTGCTGGACCTGGGACAGATGGTCAGCGTCAAGCTGGTGGACGAGAGTCAACCCGCTCGCAAGTTCGGTGATTACAGCGTGCAACTCGACCTGAGCAGGCTGCCCGCTGGCGTCGAGGTGCTGGACCTGGACGCGTGGGACGCCGAGAAATTCGGGGGCGGCTGGCAATCCCGGCAGGGGTAA
- a CDS encoding DnaB-like helicase C-terminal domain-containing protein has translation MTALTASTPQARFLGNVLEQARAFRHDALDDLRDAVGGLESAMFTGGDQRLFTAITELLDEGRVPTPAAVRTLKLEGFTGEHAARYLDQAGQLGEWSSYVQPILREHTQKVLVQGLTEALRAAQAGQLDEARTLGAQTLDEAPSWTSQALHYIEDFAATQAPEPRIPTPWPRVNEHLGGGLGFTGNSVVSLWIADSGVGKSSVTQQMIPGWLAAGHHVLYCFGEGRRDDITREVTRFQAGLGYAELKFGQEQAVPRTLDRYAAAARALSALPGRLAVYDEEFDGQAVRDLARRYRRQLSRDLEAGVARPGARLIVIVDNIDSAVSFDSKRFAREDQAYEYEAKRFEQAAKTEGYHLMLLSQTNEDGRRRQGAPEKSDIARAKALMNRAAFVVTLHRPVTDADRTQQDKDGEKGRRARTWIAVRKARGGVLAELEFETNARTGEWYDPRQPAF, from the coding sequence GTGACCGCCCTCACCGCCTCCACTCCGCAGGCCCGCTTTCTCGGCAACGTCCTCGAGCAGGCCCGCGCGTTTCGTCACGACGCCTTAGACGACCTGCGCGACGCCGTCGGGGGCCTGGAAAGCGCCATGTTCACGGGCGGCGACCAGCGCCTGTTCACCGCCATCACCGAACTGCTCGACGAGGGCCGCGTGCCCACCCCCGCCGCCGTGCGCACCCTCAAGCTCGAGGGCTTCACCGGCGAGCACGCCGCGCGCTACCTGGATCAGGCCGGGCAGCTCGGCGAGTGGAGTTCCTACGTTCAGCCGATCCTCCGCGAACACACCCAGAAGGTTCTGGTGCAAGGACTCACCGAGGCGCTGCGGGCGGCCCAGGCGGGGCAGCTCGACGAGGCCCGCACCCTGGGTGCGCAGACCCTCGACGAGGCCCCTTCCTGGACCTCCCAGGCGCTGCACTACATCGAGGACTTCGCGGCCACCCAGGCCCCCGAGCCGCGCATTCCCACGCCGTGGCCGCGCGTCAACGAACACCTCGGCGGCGGACTGGGGTTTACCGGCAACAGCGTGGTCAGTCTGTGGATCGCCGACAGCGGCGTGGGCAAGTCGTCGGTCACCCAGCAGATGATTCCCGGGTGGCTCGCCGCCGGGCACCACGTCCTGTACTGCTTCGGCGAGGGGCGCCGGGACGACATCACCCGCGAGGTCACGCGCTTCCAGGCGGGTCTGGGCTATGCCGAGCTGAAGTTCGGCCAGGAGCAGGCCGTGCCGCGCACGCTGGACCGGTACGCCGCGGCGGCCCGGGCCCTCTCGGCGCTGCCGGGGCGGCTCGCGGTGTACGACGAGGAGTTCGACGGTCAGGCGGTGCGCGACCTTGCCCGCCGCTACCGCCGCCAGTTGTCGCGTGACCTCGAGGCGGGCGTGGCCCGGCCCGGGGCGCGGCTGATCGTGATCGTGGACAACATCGACTCGGCGGTGAGCTTTGACAGCAAACGCTTTGCCCGCGAGGACCAGGCCTACGAGTACGAGGCCAAACGCTTCGAGCAGGCGGCCAAGACCGAGGGCTACCACCTGATGCTGCTGTCGCAGACCAACGAGGACGGACGCCGCCGTCAGGGGGCGCCGGAGAAGTCGGACATCGCCCGCGCCAAGGCGCTGATGAACCGCGCGGCCTTCGTGGTGACGCTGCACCGCCCGGTGACCGACGCCGACCGCACGCAACAGGACAAAGACGGCGAGAAGGGACGCCGGGCGAGGACCTGGATCGCGGTGCGAAAAGCGCGCGGCGGGGTGCTCGCGGAACTGGAGTTCGAGACCAATGCCCGGACCGGTGAGTGGTATGACCCCCGGCAACCTGCCTTTTGA
- a CDS encoding CRISPR-associated endonuclease Cas3'' produces the protein MTVFYGHTNPNDPPHDKSRWQLMKDHALNVADRARRNAEAFGEGPRAELAGQLHDLGKYGELFQKRLEGKERGLDHWSVGAFFAKHHYRDAALALVVQGHHIGLQQGNKDALDEFTLESLKASHPLELRLTESEPHVTNFKLLLSRLMADGVTPVGARKPELRSGQGAAEMLDTRMLFSALVDADYLDTEDAMRLDGTLPRPVNKGLDAARALCALEAKLSGLGANTDVPEETRQLRADLMQACREAGLEHDRLWTLTAPTGSGKTFAMLLFALTRAAAVQASGQPIRRIVVVLPFLSILDQTVEEYRNLFSAAGFPPEFVLEHHSLAGLRSDESQGGQDDGEARQPGPDARLFVQNWDAPIIITTSVQLLESLHANRPGACRKLHRLAHSVILMDEVQTLPVALAVPTLKTLSRLTSEKYGAVVVMATATQPAFDTLSSEVLEAGLNDGWHPREMAPPGLRLFERSRRVNPVWHLDESVEWSAVQYWVRAEPQVLSIVNMRKHALELVKSLEGIPGLRHMSTYLCPAHRRTILAGIRADLKSGADVRVIATQCVEAGVDLDFPTVLRALGPLDSIAQAAGRCNRHKKRPSGELRVFLPSDEQYPTPAYRRAAQVALTMYRAGGLNLDDPATFRRFYEQLWRYESTHLEVLRQAVERQDYPEVAALYRLINNDSVNVVVPYGEGRALINKARQDGIDRHWMKRAQLYTVSVFRGRDGTLPAHLEPVNYRPRGGALPQPAPDWYLAHDGSYDEHMFGYLPDGGSADPFNQ, from the coding sequence ATGACCGTTTTCTACGGGCACACCAACCCTAACGACCCGCCGCACGACAAATCCCGCTGGCAACTGATGAAAGACCACGCCCTGAACGTCGCTGACCGCGCCAGGCGTAACGCTGAGGCGTTCGGAGAGGGCCCGCGCGCTGAACTGGCAGGGCAGCTGCATGACCTGGGCAAGTACGGCGAACTGTTCCAGAAGCGCCTGGAAGGGAAGGAACGCGGACTCGATCACTGGTCTGTGGGAGCATTTTTTGCCAAGCATCATTACCGTGATGCAGCGCTGGCATTGGTCGTTCAAGGACACCATATCGGCCTACAGCAGGGAAACAAGGATGCCCTTGATGAATTCACGCTGGAAAGCCTCAAGGCCAGTCATCCCCTGGAACTGCGTCTGACTGAGTCCGAACCCCATGTAACGAATTTCAAACTACTTCTGAGTCGGCTCATGGCGGACGGGGTCACACCGGTGGGAGCCAGAAAACCAGAACTGCGAAGCGGGCAAGGAGCAGCTGAGATGCTGGATACCCGCATGCTGTTCTCCGCACTGGTGGACGCCGACTACCTGGATACCGAGGACGCCATGCGGCTGGACGGCACGCTTCCACGTCCGGTAAACAAGGGTCTGGACGCCGCCCGCGCCCTGTGTGCCCTGGAAGCCAAACTGAGCGGGCTGGGGGCGAATACTGACGTCCCTGAGGAGACACGTCAGCTCCGCGCCGACCTGATGCAGGCCTGCCGGGAAGCAGGACTGGAACACGACCGACTGTGGACACTGACCGCCCCAACCGGGAGCGGCAAGACATTCGCCATGCTGCTGTTCGCACTGACCAGGGCGGCCGCTGTGCAGGCGTCCGGTCAACCCATCCGGCGCATCGTGGTCGTGCTGCCCTTCCTGAGCATTCTCGACCAGACGGTCGAGGAGTACCGCAACCTGTTCAGCGCCGCCGGATTCCCGCCTGAATTCGTGCTGGAGCACCACAGCCTCGCCGGACTTCGCAGTGATGAAAGCCAGGGCGGCCAGGATGACGGCGAGGCCCGCCAGCCCGGCCCGGACGCCCGACTGTTCGTGCAGAACTGGGACGCCCCCATCATCATCACGACCAGCGTGCAACTCCTCGAGAGCCTGCACGCCAACAGGCCCGGCGCTTGCCGCAAACTGCACCGTCTGGCCCACAGCGTCATCCTGATGGACGAGGTGCAGACGCTGCCCGTCGCGCTGGCCGTCCCCACCCTGAAAACCCTGTCACGCCTGACCAGTGAGAAATACGGTGCGGTCGTGGTCATGGCGACCGCCACGCAACCTGCCTTCGACACCCTGAGCAGCGAAGTGCTGGAAGCGGGCCTGAACGACGGCTGGCACCCCCGCGAGATGGCCCCGCCCGGCCTGCGCCTGTTCGAGCGTTCCAGGCGCGTGAATCCCGTCTGGCACCTGGATGAGAGCGTCGAGTGGAGCGCCGTGCAGTACTGGGTGCGCGCCGAACCGCAGGTGCTGTCCATCGTGAACATGCGAAAGCACGCGCTGGAACTGGTGAAATCTCTGGAAGGCATACCCGGACTGCGCCACATGTCCACCTACCTGTGCCCCGCGCACCGCCGCACGATCTTGGCGGGCATCCGCGCCGACCTGAAGTCGGGCGCAGACGTGCGCGTCATCGCCACCCAGTGCGTCGAGGCAGGTGTCGACCTGGACTTCCCCACCGTGCTCCGTGCCCTGGGGCCACTGGACTCCATCGCGCAGGCCGCCGGGCGCTGCAACCGCCACAAGAAACGTCCCAGCGGCGAACTGCGCGTGTTCCTGCCGTCCGACGAGCAGTACCCCACGCCCGCGTACCGCAGGGCAGCGCAGGTCGCCCTGACCATGTACCGCGCGGGCGGCCTGAACCTGGACGACCCCGCCACCTTCCGCCGCTTCTACGAGCAACTCTGGCGGTATGAATCCACCCACCTCGAGGTCCTGCGTCAGGCGGTCGAGCGGCAGGACTACCCCGAAGTGGCCGCGCTGTACCGATTGATCAACAACGACAGCGTGAACGTGGTCGTGCCCTACGGCGAAGGCCGGGCACTCATCAACAAGGCCCGCCAGGACGGCATCGACCGCCACTGGATGAAACGGGCGCAGCTGTACACCGTCTCCGTCTTCCGTGGACGCGACGGCACCCTGCCCGCACACCTGGAACCCGTCAACTACCGCCCCAGAGGAGGTGCCCTGCCTCAACCCGCCCCCGACTGGTACCTGGCACACGACGGTTCGTACGACGAACACATGTTCGGCTACCTGCCCGACGGCGGCAGCGCCGACCCGTTCAACCAATAG
- a CDS encoding type I-C CRISPR-associated protein Cas8c/Csd1: MLAALVRQAQHAGLTVEPGFAPKEIRWMAHVSGGKLTGVVGDGRTGTSYPRCPEMSQPELMALPRVLGKPQAAHFLADTCGVLALLPALDRDGNVKTDDRSQADLAKFVEKHPSYLELLRRASANVPELTELLSVLTDETQLAFLRAELARNGAKPNDKLSFTVGDTDLLGSDLWHAWWRSFRREAFGRASSTDGGGMLDFTSGQPVTPANTHPKLTKLGVGAIAMGASLVGYDKEAFGSYGLNAGENGAVSAENAAAYRAALENLLERALILGQMKVAAWFDHRQIEGQALIAAIADPARLGEEVLEALNLDDVDENEVVLAAQMPEQQEAVAQQRGQKLLMAIRRGERPESVTAQYFALAISGASGRAMVRDWKTGSLDHLAAAVATWFDDLAITNLSGRRANRPKFFSLLTNVQRPKPASTSMDDYLKPIRNLQLPLWRAALDPDMPIPFPAVAKVMEAHKSHVMTGAFTEALGRDGDGIEKGRIYIRMAILRAYHVRKARNQGGYSMHSSVDPKHPSPAYHCGRLMYLLANVQEAQGDDINAGVVQRYYGAASSTPALVLGRLTRLSQHHLAKISRDKPGLAFRLDEEIASVWSALGKQPPRTLSLEEQSLFALGYYQQLAHSVATRKETAAKNQADAAHPGPATAPQSLLDTDKGE; this comes from the coding sequence ATGCTCGCGGCCCTGGTGCGGCAGGCGCAGCACGCGGGGTTGACTGTGGAACCCGGCTTCGCCCCGAAGGAAATCCGCTGGATGGCCCACGTGTCCGGCGGCAAGTTGACGGGAGTCGTAGGTGATGGAAGAACAGGCACCAGTTACCCGCGTTGCCCGGAGATGAGTCAGCCGGAATTGATGGCGTTACCGAGGGTGCTGGGAAAGCCGCAGGCAGCGCACTTCCTGGCGGACACGTGCGGCGTGCTGGCACTCCTACCCGCCCTAGACCGCGACGGCAACGTGAAAACCGACGACCGGAGTCAGGCGGACCTCGCCAAGTTCGTCGAGAAGCACCCGAGCTACCTCGAACTGCTGCGGCGGGCCTCGGCGAACGTTCCCGAGTTGACTGAACTGCTGAGTGTACTGACAGACGAGACCCAGCTGGCGTTCCTGCGTGCCGAACTGGCGCGGAATGGTGCCAAGCCCAACGATAAGCTCAGCTTCACGGTGGGCGACACTGACCTGCTGGGCAGCGACCTGTGGCACGCCTGGTGGCGCAGCTTCCGGCGCGAGGCCTTCGGGCGCGCGAGCAGTACGGACGGCGGGGGAATGCTGGACTTCACCTCGGGGCAACCGGTCACGCCTGCCAACACCCACCCGAAACTGACCAAGCTGGGCGTGGGCGCCATCGCCATGGGGGCCTCGCTTGTCGGATACGACAAGGAAGCGTTCGGATCGTATGGCCTGAACGCAGGCGAGAACGGCGCCGTCTCCGCGGAGAACGCCGCCGCGTACCGCGCTGCGCTGGAAAACCTGCTGGAACGCGCGCTCATCCTGGGGCAGATGAAGGTGGCCGCGTGGTTCGACCACCGGCAGATTGAAGGGCAGGCACTCATCGCCGCGATCGCGGATCCCGCCAGGCTCGGAGAGGAAGTGCTGGAGGCACTGAATCTGGATGACGTGGATGAAAACGAGGTCGTGCTGGCCGCGCAGATGCCCGAGCAGCAGGAAGCGGTCGCGCAGCAGCGTGGGCAGAAACTCCTGATGGCTATCCGCCGGGGCGAGCGGCCGGAGAGCGTCACGGCGCAGTATTTCGCCTTGGCGATCAGTGGCGCTTCGGGCCGCGCCATGGTGCGCGACTGGAAGACCGGCAGTCTGGACCACCTGGCCGCTGCGGTGGCGACGTGGTTCGACGACCTGGCCATCACGAACCTGAGTGGCAGACGGGCCAACCGGCCGAAATTCTTTTCCCTGCTGACGAATGTGCAGCGTCCGAAACCGGCGTCCACCAGCATGGACGATTATCTGAAACCCATCCGCAACCTGCAGCTGCCGCTGTGGCGGGCCGCACTTGACCCCGACATGCCCATCCCCTTCCCGGCCGTGGCGAAAGTCATGGAAGCACACAAATCGCACGTCATGACGGGCGCGTTCACCGAGGCGCTCGGACGGGACGGTGACGGCATCGAGAAGGGCCGCATCTACATCCGCATGGCCATCTTACGGGCGTATCACGTCCGCAAGGCCAGAAATCAAGGAGGTTATTCCATGCATAGCAGCGTTGACCCTAAGCACCCCAGCCCCGCGTATCACTGCGGGCGGCTCATGTACCTCCTGGCGAACGTGCAGGAGGCGCAGGGCGACGACATCAACGCCGGAGTGGTGCAGCGCTACTACGGCGCGGCCAGCAGCACACCCGCCCTGGTCCTGGGCCGCCTGACCCGCCTGAGCCAGCATCACCTGGCGAAGATTTCACGGGACAAGCCGGGACTGGCCTTCCGGCTTGATGAGGAAATCGCGTCGGTGTGGTCCGCGCTGGGTAAGCAGCCGCCCAGGACGCTGTCACTGGAAGAACAGAGCCTGTTCGCGCTGGGCTACTACCAGCAACTTGCTCACAGCGTCGCCACCCGCAAGGAAACTGCCGCAAAGAACCAAGCCGACGCCGCTCACCCTGGACCCGCCACTGCGCCCCAAAGCCTCCTCGACACCGACAAGGGAGAATGA